TGAAACGATAAATGGGTATGATAGCCTCGGCCATCAAGGCGACAATTGGAGATGTTATGAGCTGCGATGAGGGGAGTCCGCCCAGGCCCGTGCCTGTGCAGCCGGTGAAGGGGCCCCTGAAGTTCGAGATGAGTCTGACCAGCGACCCTCGACTGCTGGGAGTCGTGCGCGGCGCGGTGGAGCAGTTTGCCGCTGCCCTGGGCATCGAGGACGAGCAATGCCGCAAAATCACCGTCGCTGTTGATGAAGCTTTTAGCAATGTCATCCGCCATGCCTACAAAAACGAGTGCAATCACACGGTCCAACTCAACTGTCAGGCGCAGGCGGACTGCCTCGAGTTTACCTTCATTGACCGTGGCGAGCCGGCGGACCCGGCAAAGTTCTGCGCCCAGCCCCTTGATGCCGTCGCGCTGAGTGGGCGTGGCACTCATCTGATTCGCCAGATCATGGATGAGGTTAGTTACGAGCGGTTGCCTGACCACAACCGTTTACGCCTGAAGAAGTATCTGCCCGGCGCCGGGAAGCAAGCCTGAGCAGCGCAGAGAGGCTGCGAGGAAGGAGCCGATGAACGCCGCAACTCGCCAGCAATCAGGAAGTACCATCGTCGACGTCACTGGCGACATCGATATGGGCACGTCGCCCCGCCTGCGGAAGTTGCTGTTGGAGTGCTTGTCAAAGACTCCTCGGCTGGTGGTCAATTTCAGCGATGTACGCTATAT
The nucleotide sequence above comes from Terriglobia bacterium. Encoded proteins:
- a CDS encoding ATP-binding protein — encoded protein: MSCDEGSPPRPVPVQPVKGPLKFEMSLTSDPRLLGVVRGAVEQFAAALGIEDEQCRKITVAVDEAFSNVIRHAYKNECNHTVQLNCQAQADCLEFTFIDRGEPADPAKFCAQPLDAVALSGRGTHLIRQIMDEVSYERLPDHNRLRLKKYLPGAGKQA